DNA from Brevibacterium sp. 'Marine':
GAGTTCGAGCTCCGCTCCGCGTAGGGTCGCCTCGGCGGCTGCCGTGAACATGGCGACCCGACTGGTCTCGGACCCGTCGACGGCGACGACCACCGGGTCTGTGTCCGCAGATGCTGAAGTCGACCGTTCGGGAACAACGATCGTCGGGCAGTGAGCGTGGGCAGGCAGAGCCGTGGACACGGAGCCGAGGACGCGGCCCATGAAGCCGCCGCGCCCGCGGGCACCGACGATGACGACCTCGGCATCGGCGCTGAGCGTGACGAGCGCACCGGCGGAGTTGCCGGGCGCCGTGCGGAAGGACGTCTCACCGGAGTAGTCGCGCAGAAGGTCGACCGCCTCGGCGAGGGTCTTCTCTGCTTTCGTCTTCGCCTTGTCATCCTCGGGCTCGCTGGGGATGGAGGCCATATTCGGGTAGATCATCGTCGGCAGCTCATAGGCGGTGACGACGGTGAGAACGGTTCTGCGTCGTTCGGCCTCGACTGAGCCGTAGCGGACGGCTTGGGCGGC
Protein-coding regions in this window:
- a CDS encoding universal stress protein — encoded protein: MSAQSNPSESGLNLELGVLVGFDGSELAAQAVRYGSVEAERRRTVLTVVTAYELPTMIYPNMASIPSEPEDDKAKTKAEKTLAEAVDLLRDYSGETSFRTAPGNSAGALVTLSADAEVVIVGARGRGGFMGRVLGSVSTALPAHAHCPTIVVPERSTSASADTDPVVVAVDGSETSRVAMFTAAAEATLRGAELELVVVLPAGEEWLYWYPDLELSSEVTARRQKQLAEGLEKEAATLSEQFPDLTVTTSVPVGDPTETLVEISSRAQLTVLGTRGRGRIRSALLGSVSRGVLNHAEGPIMVVPS